The Glycine max cultivar Williams 82 chromosome 3, Glycine_max_v4.0, whole genome shotgun sequence sequence tttcacttaattaaacaattatatttttttcaaagtaaCACCTAATGTTTAAATGTGAGTTCTTCTatgaaaatatatgaaataacaCAAAAACTCACATAAAGTATAACTTAAATTATGGTTTATCGGTGAAAAATACTTTGTGAAACCAAACAAATTTCTAAAAGGAagtaaatgatttttataaatttaatgattacCTCATTAGTTTTAAAGACTAAAGTAAAAGTAGAGTTTCATTCttcttattaaatttttcaCTTAATCAAAGTCATAAGTTGAAATTTCGTTGTAGtctatgtataaaaaatttcacCTTCATTTTCTTGTCAaggacatatttttttatatatataataataaaaaaaaaaaatacttatctcCCAATATTTGTCATTAACCATTTGtaactttcaaaaacaaaatacttaTCTCCCAATATTTTGTTTCATTGTGTTAACtagaaagttaatttttttattgaatgaaaaacTAATAAAGGAACAACTCTGGTTCATGAGAAACTATTGAGCGTACCATGCACAAATCAGAGGCGGAAGGGTCAACAGTTAAACCTAATGCTTTTCTTGAAGCTAGATAGACTTGCATTTGATTAATTCACAATTTGTTTTCTGAAACTAGTATTTGTTGACAATTAGATACAAAATTAAACTCACAAATAGATACTCACGTAGCAGAAGATGATAAAATGAGAGAGCAAATAAATTCTACACAAACTCACTCACACACAAGAGaggaagaaatttaaatttcacaaaCTAAAATTGATTTCACTCATACTCCAAATGTTACATGATTGTGGCCTTTTATAGGCAAGCAAATGGCGgtgcaacaaaaaataatgacagCACAATTCAATTAGCTATTAGTAGTTTCTACATGTTTCTTTCTAGGCGggtgaaaaaaaatcttgaaagtGAAATTGCTAGCTGCTTCTCCACTCTTCCAATAGTGgtgctattatttttaaaagcttGATTTAAAAGCCTCCCTTAAATCAAGCTTGTATCATTCCAAGCATTTTCTTTAGCTTGTAAAATAACTTGGTCTTCAAAAGCTtcgtaaaaatatttgttacttGCTCCTCAGTCGAGCAATAATTAATgtcaacttctttatttattattagctCTCCTATCTTGTGAAATCAAATATCGATGTGCTTAGATCTCATGTGAAAGACCGTATTTTTGCTCAATGCAATCGCCAACTTattgttacaaaatatttttataggaGCATTCTGGTTATGATGCATCTCTTCTAAAATTCCTCTAAGTCATACTGCTTGTGTGGCACAACTAGTTGCTGCAATATATTATGCTTCCGCCGTTGAAAGTGCAactaatgattttttctttgagAACCATGACACTACATTTGAACCCAGATGAAATACGTATCCTGACGTGCTTTTTCTTATCTCCACATCTCTTGCCCAATCACTGTCTATATATCCAACCATGATTGTTCTTAGCATAAAAAATTCCATCAGTCAGAGTACCTTTGATATATCTAAGAACTCTCTTAGCTTCTTGCAGATGACTAATGAGTGGCTCCTCCATGAATATGCTAAGCAAATTGACTCCAAAGATAATATTTGGTCTTGTTGCAACCAAATATCTCGGACTTCCAATCAAACTCTTATATAGAGTTGCATCCACCCTTTTTCCTTCAACATCTCTTATCAGCTTCAGCTTTTCTTCAACTGGTGTGGAAACAAACTTTGAATTCTCCATCTTGAATTTCTTTAGAATATCATGTGCATACTTCCTCTGGGAGATGAAAATCCCATCATCTCGCCAATTGACCTCAATGTCAAGAAAATAGGACATCAAGCCTAAATTTGTCATCTCGAAACAGCTTATCATAACCTCCCTAAATTCTACAATCAACTTTGAATTGTTGCCAATGAAGATTAGATCATCAGCATAAAGACACATAATGAGAATATCTCCAGGATCAATAGATTTGACATATAATGTGTGCTTATAAGGACATCTTTCAAAGCCATTATGAACAAACCAGGAATTGATCTTCTTATACCATGCTCTTGGTGCCTGCTTCAACCCATACAGAGCCTTCTTTAACCTGTAGAATTTGTCTTCCTTTCCTTCAACAACATATCCTGCAGGTTACTCAATGTATACTTCTTCTTCTagaacaccatttaaaaatgtagattttacatccatttgatatatcTTCCAACTATTTTGAGCCGAAGGAGAAATGATCATGTGAATAATGTTTAACCTTGCAACCAGAGCAAATACTTCAAAGTAATTCATACCTGGTGTTTGTTTATAACCTTTCACAACCAACTTTCTTTGAAGCGATCAATTTCTCCTTTAGGATTGTACTTAGTCTTGTACACCCACTTTACTCCAATTGGCCTTTTGTTTGTTGGCAAGTCCGTCAACTCTCACATGTCATTCTTCTCAATAGCATGAATCTCATCATCCATCACCTTTCTCCAATTCTTGTCACTTGAGGTTTCTTCAAAAGTAAATGGATTACAGTTTGCAAATAAAGCAAAATTGATAATCTCTTCATAAGATGGATGTTTGTCATTAACATGACACAATCTTGCAATCTACTTGGGGGTTAAGGATTCCTCCATAGCCTCCTAGATGATTTTGGCTTATCAGGTGTTGGATCTAGCAGCCattcatcattttcttcattgttGTCAACGATCACCATTTGCTCCTGTTGAGACTTTGAAGACCGATCCCACATGCCTTTCTTGTCAAACGTCACATCTCTGTTGATAATCACCGCCATTGTCTCTGGATTATAAAGCTTGAAGGCTTTTGACTTAGTGTTGTAGCCAgtgaaaatacatttttctcctttaTCGTCCAATTTCTTCCTGAGCTGATCTAAAACATGTACATATGCTATGCACCCAAAAACTTTAAGATGTCTGATTGATGGTCACCTTCCACTCCAGGTTTCTTCTAATGTCTTGTCACGAACAGTTTTAGTTGGGCACCTATTCAAAATGTAGACAATGGTTTAGGCATTTTCTTGGCCTTCAATATGCACCTCACCATATCCATGATTATTCTATTCTTCCTTTAAGCTACTCCATTCTGTTGAGGCATGTATCTTGTTGTTAATTGATGTTGAATTCCATGCTGTTGAAAGAAAGTTTTGTAGGCGAGATATTCTTGTCCTCTGTCAGTTTAGAGTACTTTGATTTTGCACCCATTTTGCTTCTCTACGAATGCCTTAAACGTCTTGAAAGCATCACAAGCTTCTGATTTCTACTTCAAGAAATATACCCATGTCTTTCTACTAAAGTCATCGATGAAAGTGATAAAGTACCTGCTACCTCCAGGTGTTGGAATCTCAACTAAGCACAAATATGAGTGAATTATCTCAAGCAGCTTTCTTGCCCTCCAAGATTTTCCGGTTGAAAATGAATCTCTATGCTTCTTTCCAATTTCACATGTCTCGTACACTCCGTTAGGAACATTCACAACAGGAAACTAGAAACAAGTTCTTTTCTTGATAGATAATTTAATTCGGAAAAGTGAAAATTGCCAAAGCACATATGCCATAACCAATCATCATTTGGAACAAATGAACTTAAGCAAGAAAGCTTTTCATGATGAATTTTTAAAGGGAATAGGTGGTTAGGAGTCATCTTTACCTTGGCGACGAATCTTCCATTTTTATCAATCAACATGCAGTAGCCCTCATGAATCTTCATGTTAAAACCTTTCTTTGATAGTTGTCCCATACTTAATAAGTTATGATGGATCAGGAGCATAGAAAACATCAGAGATGAAATTTTTTGAACCATCCTCCAACGTGATCGTGATTTGGCCTTTTCCCAAAATAAGAATGTTTGCATTGTTTCCAAATTTGACGATAGATTTTACCATTTCGtctaaagaagaaaataactcCTTCCCACACATGATTACTACAACCAGTGTCTAAATACAAGATATTTTCATCCtcatgaaaattattattacctaaaaaataaactttgttgGGCATTAGAATTCTCACTCGGATTTTGGCTTTCTATAATGTTTGCTTGTTGTTTGAGTCTATAGTCTGCAACGCTATGCCCAAACATTCCGTTGTTGAAGCAATTAAAATTCGCCTAACCTTGGTAATTGTTTCCTTGATCTTGTCCTTGGTTTactgtaccaaaaaaattacatgcaacTCTTCCTTCGTTAGAAGCTCCATTGTTAAAATTTACTTAGCCTTTGGCTTCTACTCCTTGATTGGATTCAGCTACATTCACTTGACTCTTCAATGCATCTTCACTTACTTTTCTTGTCTTATCCAAAATTCTACTCACGTGGCTTTCGATACTACCCTGCAACTTTGCTACAGTCACAGTATTTGTGGGAATCGATTATCATAGTCACCACATGATCGTACTTCATTGGCATGGTGCGTAGAATTTTATCTACCACCTTGTtgtctaggatgtcctcttcgTACACCCTCATCTTATTGACAATATCTGtaatacatgaaaaatattgTTCTACAAATTTAGAGTCGAATATTTCGTACCTTTCATATTCTTCTCTTCGTAGAGATTGCAACTTCGACTTCTAAACCTTTTCTACTCCCTTGTAAGACAACTTCAAGATATCCCATGcttcttttgttgttttggcattcacgattttttcaaaaattgaaaaatctaCTCATTGTTGAATTTGCGACAACGCCAACTAGTCTGTTCTCCGAGTGGTATCATCAGTTCCTTCAACAAGTCTCATCTCAACAAAACTCCAAAGATTTTGAACTCTCAAATGTGTTCTCATCAAAGCCACCCAATAGTAAAAATCTAATTTCCTATCTAGTTTAGGACCATACCAAACAATGTTATAATAGGTAGTCATCTGTTTCTCAAGTGTATcaactctttattttttaacacaaaGTGAGAACACTCTTGTTCCTTACAcactcactattttttttttatttcactacTACCAAAGCTTTCTAGCTCTTATACCAATTGGTGACAATTGgacataaaattaaactcaCAAGCACACCCACTTACACAACCGAAGATAACATGAAAgagcaaataaattttatacaaattcaCTCACACACAAGGGAGGAAAAAACTTGAATTTCACAAACTAAAATTGATTTCACTCATACTCCAAATGTTACATGATTGTGGCCTTTTATAGGCAAACAAATGGTGATGCACCAAAAAATCATGGTGGTGTAATCCAATTAGCTACTAGTAGTTTTTACATGTTTCTTTCTAGGTGGACGGAGAAAAATCTTAAATGTAAAGTTGCTAGCAGCTTCTCCATTCTTCCAATAGTAGtgctattattttcaaaagcttgattgaaatattttttttaactgacaGTATTTGATTCTTAAAAGGTTTTCTATGCAAGTTAGTCTTTTGAAAAATGAAGTTGTTAATGTTTACAAGTAGATAACTTGGTATGGTAAATTTGGGAGCATTTAATACTTGGAGGGATTaatttgtattgaaacaaaataaatattacttttatgGATCCTATTGTATATCAATTCAGAAACTTATACACGATAAGGAAAGTGTGAGACATCATTATGAACGGGCCCCATGTGTATAAATTAAATcgttaaaagaattttatttaatttaattttagcttAGTGTttgctaatttaaattttatctgaCTTAATGCAGACTTAGCCGCTGAAAATACAAAggtctttatttttctttttaagtttgagaattcaaatttaaaaaagaatgaacTCAAGAATTCGCTCTTTTAGTGGTTGATTGATTAATGCGGTGCTTTTTTATAAACTACTTACCAAAATGAGTTTGATTTGAAACAAAATACTGGCATGGAATTATATTGAACTACTGACAGTTATTTTCTGGTCATTTTTAGCGGTTTTTGTCACAAgattagtatatatatttttttgaagagcatataaattaatattaaaaaatagtataatcaTAAACAGTATGTACATACGACTCATCTAAATATTTACTTCACAGTCACATCGAAATTTTCCTTTATGTTTCGCCGATCCCTAATCTGTCCTACCCTATctagattattttataaaattaatcagtTAGTTCTAGACtatttgaaaacttttaaatagattattcttcatttattttttttaattaagttcataagttaaaaagaagacttaaatacatttttattgttgtaatttaatattttttttcattttcaaccttacaaattttttattttgttttggtgcttataaaatatgattgttttattttttatattagatgacatttttttttcattgtttaaaatatttttcttttaccattcaaagtgttatctaaaatattttagaaacaaaaattaaaacaaacacattttataataagtaaaacaaaaaaaaaatttacagggataaaaatgaaaaaaaaaaacgttaaattacattattttttttaacctttaaaaaacaatttcctAAAATTAGTTCATGATAAAATCTTCCCAAAATTGAcaatttataagaaattttaagaTCTTATAAACTTTactataaaaatttacattattattattattattattattattattattattattattttaattagaaaaccttcctaaaaattctcaaataattCACGATTTTTTTCAAGTTATCCCAATTTGGTGAATTTGATAATCTAAAAAATGTGTGCCTCATGATAAAggtatttaaaaattgaatccaTGAAGAGAAACAGAGAGGGCGCCAGAAGGTTCTAGTTTACGTAAATCTAACGTAAATTAAAATCCACGTGTCCTTCCCTCCGTGTCGTGTCTCTACCATATAAATTGGTCCCTTTTTACATAGTTTCAATTCCTAGGACGTTGTTTTGTTCTGCCTTCTTCTCTCCCTcgattcaattcaattcaattctcATCATATTCCTCAGGTAACCTCATCGTATAatgtattattattctttttgtgCGTTCAAATCAATTGCATTTCAAATTGTTCTACTTTTCACTATAACTTGAAGCGTTGATATcccttttatttattctttattgaGCCACATTTCTCTAGTCTAGACGTGACAACAATTCCATGAAGATAAATTATGAGATATGCAAATATGTTGTGATAATTTTTCTGAATTCTTGTTTCTTAAAACTTGTTTAGGAGTTATGGTCATTGAATAGTATTATATGTTTTAGTTTAATGTTATGGCCCAAATTATTGAATGaactttttattgaaatttatgtgatttttttgttttgttttggattCTTCTTTTTGTGAAGATTTAGATAAAGAAGATGCAGAAGGGTAGAGAAGTTCGAGATAATAACATTTTTGAACCAAGAGGATTTGGAGATTTTGGGGGCTTTGGATTTCATAGAAGTATGATGCCAAGTCTTTTTGGAGACAGGGACCCATTTGATGATCCCTTTTTCACTGATCCATTTGATAGCTTGTTTGGTCCAAGTTCTGCATCAAGAGCAATGCAGAAGACAAATAGAGAAAAAGGAATAGTTATAGAAGAATTAGACTCTGATGATGAGGGGGGTGATAATGGCCCTGAAATTGGAGACAAAGATTTTGATAAGAAAAAATCTAAATCGACCACGGAACCATCGGTTGAGCATCCAGATGATGATGTTGATGGTAATGTTCTCTTTCTGTTCATGTTTTATATTGTTCTATTATTGTTAGGTTTTTCTgaggttttaaattgcggttATGGCCATGTTTTTGTTAGAAAATTGCCGACAAATTTTGTTGATGTGGCCACAATTGTGGTTGTGTAGAAGTTATAAGGTTAACTTGGTGGTTGAAGAGAGAAGGGGAAGGAAGAGGTTGTGGATTTGAATCCCTCCCACTGATATTCTAACACAAAagctaacaattaacatttgtcgacaaaaaaaaaaaaagaaacaattgtgGTTGCTTGTGGTTACAAATAATCCTGAAACCTTGACCTTGATGTTATTGCTGAAATTGCAGTCAAAGCCGCTTTTTGAAATTCCATTAACTTGTTTGTGGATTCATGGCCAGTTTTCAACAAAGGTAAAGGAGGAAGGAGGGTTATGTTAGACTCTTAAAGTCAATGTAAAATtcgaaaatttaaaaatttgtccTTTTAACTGAGTCAAATAATAGTGTAATTCATGTAGTaaattttacttggtgagataAGGTTTGCTGTTGTTGTATTATTAGGTATtttgattaactttttttatttgctttacTTATATAAGTATTGCTTTGTGTGATTGCTAGCAGAGAGGAAGAACAGTGATATAACTTACAAGAATGACCATTACATGGTGGAACCCTTGAAAGCTCGCAAGTTTTCTTTTCAGACCAGCAGAGTAACATATGGCGGAATAGATGGTGCATACTATACATCTACTAGAACCAGAAAGATGGGGGCTAATGGGGTATGAAACTTCCTTTTACTGTTAACTGTTCTTGGGATTATGGTTACAatgtgttgttattattattagtagtaCTAGTATTTGCTCTAATTCTATCTTTGTGAATCAGGAGTTAATGGAGGAAAACAAAGAAGGTGACACAACAACAGGCCAGGCTACACATAGAATCACCAGAGGAATCCATGACAAGGTGTGTATATCTGATTGATCTAAGAAATAATAATGCACCTCTGTTTTATGCTGTAACTAATGTTAAGTGTTAATTAAGGTAGACAAAAAAGAGTCATTAAACATATTATACTTGCAGCAAACTTGTTGACTCATAGTTGTTTGATATtggctttttttcttcttgaattaagaataaaaaaaaacctcctATCAAAAAAGAGAATGTTATTATGGTCAGATTTTTGTCCTGCTGTCTAACTTCCAGGGCCGGCCCAATGGTGAGATGggccaaaaataaatttaaagggaAAATTGTTTACTTTAAAAGAAAGAGCTATATGTTGGGCCTTTTTCTAACACACGTTATATTTTTGTCAACATATGTGACCTTTTGTACTTTATAAAAAccaataacacatttttttgttggcaGACCTAAAGCCCAAAGAATAGGCTTTAGTTGCTTTACCCTTGGGCTGACCATGCTAACTTCTGTGTTAACATGAAAGGAAAtgtagaatttatttttaaaatagaaattaagcTTGTTTACCATAAATGTAGGGTCATTCAGTTTTGAGGAAGCTTGACTCAGATGGTAAGGTTGATATCACACAGACACTCCACAATCTTAATGAAGGTTTGTTCATGCTGGTTTATCTGATTATTAGTTTGACAGTATCTAGAgaggtataattttttttctattcaatattgatgtattttttaatatttcagaTGAGCTTGCAGGATTTGAAGAAGCATGGAAAGGAAATAATATGGCAGAATTGCCAGGATATGATGTGCATATGAAGGAGGGTAAGCTTTCATATTTTTCCAACAAGTATCCTGCCTAACCTGTGCTCAATATAGTTTCTTTTTGTCTCAAACTTCTTCTGTTTTTTTGAAAGTGCTAGTTCAACTTCAGAAGTTTCTTGACAAACATCTTGTTTGCTAACATGGGAAGATTATGATTTTTGTATTGTTATATGCTCAATATTTATGAAACTTTGGTTTCTAACCGTGCCGAATGACGTCGTGTGATCCGTGTAGTTGACTTGACATAGTGGAATAAggctttattgttgttgttgtattgataTTTGATATTGATATGATAATCTGAGGCTGAAATCATGATGCAAAATAACTTGAACTTAATTTGCATTGCCATTTTTCAGTCAATGCAGAGGGGATATTGGTTTGATGAGCTCTTACAATTGATTATATAGATGTTACGCTATGCTTTTCTATAAAAGGAAAACTAGTAAACGGCATTTTAAAACGTTCTGAGTGAATTTTTTATTGCCATCTTCCTGTTCACAGATGAAATGTTTCAATgtcaattttcaaaatttaataaataattgtatttatgCAATGGTTTGCTCCATCAGAAAATAACAAAGCTTGCACAAGGTCAATGAATAATTGAATAATGGTTTGATTGATTTGTCTCTTCTTAAGTTAATTGGATAAAGTATTTCATATCGTCTGCATGGGTAGAGAAATCTGTGCTGCAGGATAGTTATAAGTATAATgttttggcaaagaaaaattTTCCATCTTTGTTTTGAATTGTTTTGGCACAATTTTATGTGATCTATCCTACAACTGGTAAAAGGTTTGCCAATGCATGTGGCTCTCACACTTGGTGGGGTCTGAAGAAGGTAGATGTACACAGCCTTATCCACAAGTAGAGAGGATGTTTCCTATATTTGAACTAAGGACTTCTCTAGGTCACATGGCAGCAAACCAACAACCTTACTAAGGTTCTCCCTCCACATAGGGGATCTACACATCCCTCTTCTTTGCCAATATTTAGTGTTGATTTTATAGCATAGTTAAACATTTTTCGTTTGCAACATCCCTTTTTGAGCCAAACATAGATGGACTGTTCTCATAACCATTCATCTTTTGAGTATTTCTCATACATATTTTGATTCATTCCAATCAAAGACAAATACCGGGAGTTTACAACTCATACACCTTGCTCAATCAATTAAGCTAAATCCCTTGGTATTTCTCAGATATATATTGCTACTTGTGTGCCATATAGAAATATTGTACTTAAATGTTCAATTCTTTGGCATCAGACTGTGTAGGTTGAGAGTGGCTAGTACTGACATTACAATCTAAGTGTGAAAAGGTGATAATGGCATAGCATGTTTTATAACCAGGCTACAGCATTTGAGCAATCAAAGTCGTGTTGGTGCATACTAATGTTAACAAGTTCTGTGCTTTATGTTTTATTAATCTAGTTCTATTTCTTCCCCACATTATGCTACTAAGCACACCCTATTTACAGATCATATGTTTAGTCATGCAAGTTTAGTAGTATACTAGCGTACCCATACTAGCATACCCCAGTATCGAGGCAAGGATACGGATAAGGCTACATACAATTACCCTTTTCCATACCTTTGCTTAGCGAGGAGCTTCCGGACACTGCAATACGTGAGTATGCTAATAAACTTGTATGACTAAACATATGATCTGTAAATAGGGTGTGCTTATTAGAGTTGTCTATTTATTGATCACAGACAACACATCCCATGGTTGTTTAATTTGTATGTCAATCTTTCAAAATATACATGTAAAACGATTGTTTCATCAACTGATTTTTAACATggaaatgtttaattaaatattgtcCGAGTTTAGAGCACAACAACGTTGCAGATTCTAGCAGTGGCAAGCAACAGAACAGAAACCAGATTTGGCCACTTCAGTATTTGGAGGCAGCAAGAATATCGAGAGGATTGCCATCGAACTATGAGGCAGGAACCAATTCCGGGGGCAGAACAAAGAAAGTTGTTAGAATCAATATTGAGTGAATATTAGGATTATGTGGTTGATTGCTTCCCATTCTGTTTGTAAATGCAGAATTGAGGTGTGCTTTGGTGTCTTGGTTAGGCTTATGCTGCTCAATTA is a genomic window containing:
- the LOC100781148 gene encoding uncharacterized protein isoform X7 yields the protein MQKGREVRDNNIFEPRGFGDFGGFGFHRSMMPSLFGDRDPFDDPFFTDPFDSLFGPSSASRAMQKTNREKGIVIEELDSDDEGGDNGPEIGDKDFDKKKSKSTTEPSVEHPDDDVDAERKNSDITYKNDHYMVEPLKARKFSFQTSRVTYGGIDGAYYTSTRTRKMGANGELMEENKEGDTTTGQATHRITRGIHDKGHSVLRKLDSDGKVDITQTLHNLNEDELAGFEEAWKGNNMAELPGYDVHMKEDCVG
- the LOC100781148 gene encoding uncharacterized protein isoform X1 codes for the protein MQKGREVRDNNIFEPRGFGDFGGFGFHRSMMPSLFGDRDPFDDPFFTDPFDSLFGPSSASRAMQKTNREKGIVIEELDSDDEGGDNGPEIGDKDFDKKKSKSTTEPSVEHPDDDVDAERKNSDITYKNDHYMVEPLKARKFSFQTSRVTYGGIDGAYYTSTRTRKMGANGELMEENKEGDTTTGQATHRITRGIHDKGHSVLRKLDSDGKVDITQTLHNLNEDELAGFEEAWKGNNMAELPGYDVHMKEEHNNVADSSSGKQQNRNQIWPLQYLEAARISRGLPSNYEAGTNSGGRTKKVVRINIE
- the LOC100781148 gene encoding uncharacterized protein isoform X3 yields the protein MQKGREVRDNNIFEPRGFGDFGGFGFHRSMMPSLFGDRDPFDDPFFTDPFDSLFGPSSASRAMQKTNREKGIVIEELDSDDEGGDNGPEIGDKDFDKKKSKSTTEPSVEHPDDDVDAERKNSDITYKNDHYMVEPLKARKFSFQTSRVTYGGIDGAYYTSTRTRKMGANGELMEENKEGDTTTGQATHRITRGIHDKGHSVLRKLDSDGKVDITQTLHNLNEDELAGFEEAWKGNNMAELPGYDVHMKEDSSSGKQQNRNQIWPLQYLEAARISRGLPSNYEAGTNSGGRTKKVVRINIE
- the LOC100781148 gene encoding uncharacterized protein isoform X5; the protein is MQKGREVRDNNIFEPRGFGDFGGFGFHRSMMPSLFGDRDPFDDPFFTDPFDSLFGPSSASRAMQKTNREKGIVIEELDSDDEGGDNGPEIGDKDFDKKKSKSTTEPSVEHPDDDVDAERKNSDITYKNDHYMVEPLKARKFSFQTSRVTYGGIDGAYYTSTRTRKMGANGELMEENKEGDTTTGQATHRITRGIHDKGHSVLRKLDSDGKVDITQTLHNLNEDELAGFEEAWKGNNMAELPGYDVHMKEEGRCTQPYPQVERMFPIFELRTSLGHMAANQQPY
- the LOC100781148 gene encoding uncharacterized protein isoform X8, with the translated sequence MQKGREVRDNNIFEPRGFGDFGGFGFHRSMMPSLFGDRDPFDDPFFTDPFDSLFGPSSASRAMQKTNREKGIVIEELDSDDEGGDNGPEIGDKDFDKKKSKSTTEPSVEHPDDDVDERKNSDITYKNDHYMVEPLKARKFSFQTSRVTYGGIDGAYYTSTRTRKMGANGELMEENKEGDTTTGQATHRITRGIHDKGHSVLRKLDSDGKVDITQTLHNLNEDELAGFEEAWKGNNMAELPGYDVHMKEDCVG
- the LOC100781148 gene encoding uncharacterized protein isoform X6, yielding MQKGREVRDNNIFEPRGFGDFGGFGFHRSMMPSLFGDRDPFDDPFFTDPFDSLFGPSSASRAMQKTNREKGIVIEELDSDDEGGDNGPEIGDKDFDKKKSKSTTEPSVEHPDDDVDAERKNSDITYKNDHYMVEPLKARKFSFQTSRVTYGGIDGAYYTSTRTRKMGANGELMEENKEGDTTTGQATHRITRGIHDKGHSVLRKLDSDGKVDITQTLHNLNEDELAGFEEAWKGNNMAELPGYDVHMKEGLPMHVALTLGGV
- the LOC100781148 gene encoding uncharacterized protein isoform X2; translated protein: MQKGREVRDNNIFEPRGFGDFGGFGFHRSMMPSLFGDRDPFDDPFFTDPFDSLFGPSSASRAMQKTNREKGIVIEELDSDDEGGDNGPEIGDKDFDKKKSKSTTEPSVEHPDDDVDERKNSDITYKNDHYMVEPLKARKFSFQTSRVTYGGIDGAYYTSTRTRKMGANGELMEENKEGDTTTGQATHRITRGIHDKGHSVLRKLDSDGKVDITQTLHNLNEDELAGFEEAWKGNNMAELPGYDVHMKEEHNNVADSSSGKQQNRNQIWPLQYLEAARISRGLPSNYEAGTNSGGRTKKVVRINIE
- the LOC100781148 gene encoding uncharacterized protein isoform X4 — protein: MQKGREVRDNNIFEPRGFGDFGGFGFHRSMMPSLFGDRDPFDDPFFTDPFDSLFGPSSASRAMQKTNREKGIVIEELDSDDEGGDNGPEIGDKDFDKKKSKSTTEPSVEHPDDDVDERKNSDITYKNDHYMVEPLKARKFSFQTSRVTYGGIDGAYYTSTRTRKMGANGELMEENKEGDTTTGQATHRITRGIHDKGHSVLRKLDSDGKVDITQTLHNLNEDELAGFEEAWKGNNMAELPGYDVHMKEDSSSGKQQNRNQIWPLQYLEAARISRGLPSNYEAGTNSGGRTKKVVRINIE